GGCGAAAGAAGGCAAAGAAGGTTCAATCGAGGAGTTCGGATAAGCACTCTAAGAAGCACAGAATGAAAGAACGATCTAGggataagaaaaagaagaacagGAAGGAGAAGAGAAGCAAACATTAGTACACATCATTttgttcattaattttttctatactTTGCAAATTAGTTGTGGTGACCTTGTACAATAGTTCATGTTTTTGTATAGACGCCATAGCTAACTTAATGTAAAAAGTCCTGATGCATGGATGTGCTTGTATTTGCATTTCAGAACCACAAAAGTATGCCGAGTTACCTAACGAACTGCAGGTGTTCCCCTTAAAACGTCCTTTCTAATTCAGGAAGTGCATGCTcaaaaaatttttaaatcagAATTTATACAATTGAGAAAGGAACAAAGGTTTGCTAGGCTTTTGAGATCCCTAGTTAAATAACCTTACAAGATTTgttaaataacttaaaattgATGTCAAAGTTTGTATGTCGCCATTGTAGAGAAGAGTGACTGCCCAACTGACCTTTCAAAAGGTTAGCGAAATGCGTTTACAGAATGTTTGGGAAGAACAAAGtagaatgaaaattaaaatgaaaacagACTTTACGGCAGAcagaattttttctttcccttgaGCAAAAACGTAAAACTTACAGATCTCAGGAACCACAAGTACCAAAAATCACTACAGTGTCTTTGTTTTAATACAACCAATACACATACTACATGGCATACAAGAGTCCTTGATCATTCTATTCCTGGATTTACTCCTGCTCTAGTATAATCTAACTGCTGAAACAAATTCAATGAATTTTTCGTGGTTATCTAAACTGCAGCTTCTTGCTGAGGGTCATGAATCCTCGATGTGATCCGTCTCGTCGTAAATCTCCTCCTACAATGTAGAAAACCAAAGGTCAGGACATAGCCACTGTAGTTAATAGGGGGCATACTATTCCACATGCAGTTCAGAGACTTCTTCAAAGAGTATCCATATATTTAAGAAAGTATCTGAGCACACCAAAAGATACATCTGTTGGAAAATGAAAGGCATGTGACACTTATTAGACCTGACCAACCATGATTCCATACTCTCTCTCACAAGTCATACCCGCCAGTTTGTTCTCTTCAAATATCCACAAAATTGTCTAGAGAATGTTAGTTCTATTGTAAAAAGACCTCCACCTACATCTGCATGTGCATAGATTTAGTTGATTATGATGATAACACGCACCAAATAGCAAGAATGCCCCAGCATCTATATGATTAAGTAAAACTTAAATCAAATAGTTGTCAAGAACCGTTTGCTCCAGAATTTATGGTTAAACAGCTTCATGCTAAACTTATCTTCTTTCAACATCCAACCAATCTAATATTCACCTTCCAAAATTCATGAAGAGATAAACATGCGCCGCCTACTAGTAGTAatattgcaaaagaaaagaaaatggtaaaaCACAACAGATACCTGCAAAAGCTCTTCAATGACATCTTCCATAGTTATGATGCCCacagcttcttcttcttcaggaAGTTTTGGGAGTGGATTTCCATTAATATGCAGGATCTCTGCATCAATGTCTTTTGACCACTTCTTGCTCCTTGAGCCCTTAAATGAATTGTTCCCGTTATTAGGAAAGCTCTTCCACTTCTGAAGCGGGTGTCTCCTATTCTTTAAAATCTTCTCTTGAGCAAGCTTTTCACCATCAATATCAACTTTAACTTCTTTTACTGGATCTATTTTAAGAGTAAATGAGAGACAGCATAAAGTTTCAATATGATTTCCCATGATAAGTCCACTCCTGTACAACTAAATAGGTCTTGCAAAAACAAGGAATGATCAGGACAGGTAGTGGAAGGAGTTGGTATTTACCGTCAGCACTATTGCCGTTTGGCTGCTGCTCTGTCTTGTTGAACTTCCTTACAACAACAGCCATGTGGCTGTGACCTTTCTGAAACTCatttaatatatcatataaagGCAACATTTCTTGAACCCTAGAACACATAGTACATTGAGTATCAGTTCATGTATAATATGCATCACACTGGACGGAATCCAGAACGGTATAACTGGATAGTTTCATCCATGTGATACCAAAAAATGAACACTAGGTACCTCCAAATCCTGCGAATAGTTACATTCTTTACAGGTACTTCATCTTCTGGATGAATTGTCAACAAATTCTTGACCTAGAAAATTGGACAGTGCATTCACATGACTAAAGGTCTTAAAGCAGAAAGCAatcaaaaatttgaagaattaatCTTGTCACATGAGATCATGTTGAAAGAGGCAAAAGACCATGGAATGAATTAAGTGTCAAACAAAATCAATCACAACATAATATTAACAGAAGACACTGAAGCAAACAAACCAAGACCACGAGGAAGCAATAATACTGGTTCAGCATTTTCCCAAATTTACCCTTTAGCTAACTATTGTGAAAGGCTAAATTGTTAAATATCTCCTAAATTGGGAGATATTAAACACTCCTGTTAAGATATGAACATTTAAGTGAATTGAACAGTAGACAGCTTGTATATGTCTGACAACTTCATGTGATCTTTATGGACATGCATATTAATTCAATGACCAAATTCTATCATATAATTACAGGCCAAACAAGCTACAAATGTTCAAGATACACCATGTGCttatccaaattgattcttttGCATATCCATTTAACACCCAAGTGTGTCCCATGAAAAAATTAGCAAACCAATTATTCAACTAAAGCCAGTTCATCATGAAAATATTCCATATAGGGAAAATAACCCAAACAGAATCCTCTTTCATTTTCATCAAatatgtcactatcttcaattTACCAGAATAAGTCCAATTATATTTGTAGGTTGCTCATAATAAACTGGCACTCTGCTATGCCCTTTCTCCAATATCAAACTCATCAACTCCCTGTACAGAAGAAGTATGCAATGCAACTAATAAGGATGAAGTAATGCAACAGAAGCAAGTTTATTTTTCGGTTACACCTGTACTGAATATCTTACTTGTCAAGTTTGGCATTAATGTCAATCGCAAAAGTTTCAGATATAGGAGTCATGGCATCACTAGCTGTTTTCTCTGTGAGCTCAAGTGCTCCAGCTATAATTGTTGTCTCATCATGGGTCAATTCTCCACCTTTTCCAGCCTGAAAAAGTAAGTAACAGGATCAGAATGCTGATAGTAATTTTTCATAAGAGCTGGAAGATGCAAACAACAAAATCTAAAACCTTAGCCGGAATTGGACAAGAGAAATTGCGATAAAAGTAAATTCAGTAGAAAATTAATGGCATAAAATAAATGAGCAAGAGAGTATTGAAAAGAGAAGGTAACTAAGATACTGCAAATAAACCACCAATAAAAGACAACAGTTGGGCACAAAGACAGAATTGCATGCAGATATTTTGAAGTCCAGAAACCTATAATACGCACCTCATTACCATGAAAATTTACAAGTGTTTTCAGTTCAGCTCTGCGAAAGAGTGCTACATGTCCATGACCCAGAAGATAGTCTAGAAGCTGGAATATAACGCGTAATACAGTTATTTCATGTATTATTTCACTGATATAACGGGACTGAAGCCTCTAAAACTGACATGCACTCACCTTGCTTATTGGGTAGGCAACAGGAAAGCAAATCCACACAAGAATGCGAACAACTGGAGCCACTGTGGCGCCAATTGCCAAACCATGTCGAGAACAAACAGATTGAGGTATAATCTGGAGATCCAAGTAAAAGAGCAATTAGCATCCACAATACCCCTAGTTGCATACAGCCATCTTAAAAGTATATATGTAGCATAAATCTCCACAAAAGAGTTCAGATTATATATCTCCATTTCTCCAGGGACAGTATTTTCTTTCAAACACAACAGATCTCACATTTTCACAGAAATACCTCATTGGTTGACAAAATTAATATGCAGGTGGCACATAGAAAACAGGTCAGACTCATGACCGCTTCAATAGTTCCACTACATTGTCCTGACTTCAAATCTCTCaaaaaaatgtgaaaaataaaaacggGTTTCTCACCTCACCAAATAAGAGAATCAATGTGACCGAGATTAGAATAGCACCCCAAGCTGTCACCAGACCATCAAGAAAAATTGGGAGTGTCTGGCATAGAGGATAGTGAGTTATTGGATTTTAGAATGTAACCAAAACACTTCAGATATCAGACTAACAAGTAGATACCTCCATAGCAGCAGCATTGCAGATGAGCAGAGTGCAGAGCAACAAATGCTGATTTCTGACAACTGGCAATATTTTTGCTATAATCACAAGGTACAAACAATCAGAGTGTGTAGTATATAATGAAAAAGCAGAAACTTCCACTCTGAAAGTAGAAGTTCTATGGAATTGACGTTTTCTACAGAGATTCAGCACAAATAAAACCATCATGTGAACTTACGTAACTACCACGCCAAACAACTTAGATTCCTCAGAAATATTTCCTTCTTATAGCAGTATTTAATTGTCGtcttaataattatcaagGACATCCTGCTAAAACAAATTGTATGATAACAAGAGCATTTTCCTTGAATGAAATGTCAATTACATACAGTCAGTTAAATGTTTCTTGATGCAGCATTACTGAGATCATAAACCTCAAAATTTTCCATAGATTAGCTTCAAAACACACCCTAAGATATAAGGAGCCTAAACTCGTAAGTGTAGATTTAGAGCCATCAGACCACAATAGAGTTAGCCGCATCAGTTATGACACAAAGCTTCTAAATAGTGGCATTAAGCTACAAAAACTGAAAGTAAGTTCCTGGTCACTGGCAAAAAAGCTACTAAAACCAACAATGTTTATCAAATTAGAACTGGTAGCTTTCCCAATAACAAGAACTACGGATTCTAACTACTATAACATGAGGAGGAAACTGCTCGCAGGAACCAAGAAATCAAAATGGCAGGCACAGTGAAAAAGGGGGCAAAATGAAGAGGCATTGAGCTTGTCAGAAAAGCAAATCTAATCTAAGTACCAAGAAACAGAATTTAGCCCAGTAAGAAATGATATGACACAAGGTCCTTTGAGAATTAGGATTCAACAACTGTGGTTAAAACCATTCACAATTGTAACACCAATCAATCAATTGGCATATAAGAAATTGCCAACACATGATGGCTAAAAATGGATAAGATGGAGAGATAGAGAAAGaacaaatatttattgttaaaccaacatgctaattGCTAGTATGCCATGAATTTCTCATAGAAAGTCTCTGACTAAATCAAAGAATTGCACGGGAAGGAATATTTATTACAGAATTCCCAGGCTAGTAAACTTTATATTAAAGTCAAAAGCTAACATCTTCCTTGTGCAAATTATGACCACCATGTtgaatgagttatttttctttttgaaactAAATGAGGTAAATATTACTGCAAATCAACATCCAATACAATTAAAACGAAACCAGCAGGGCATCTATCCCACATATTTGGATCAGGCATTGGAACAGAGGCTCCTGCTAAACAATGAGCAGCCTGATTCATTGATATCCTAACAAAAGAGATTGTGCAATCACCAATCTCATTAAGAATGAGGTTATTTAATTGGTTAACATTTTTAATTACACCTACAAACAGTGAGCACCAGCCAACTAATTGCACAGAAAGACAACCACTTGGGGGAATgatcaaaggagaaaaagatacacgagtaacaaaataaaagcataCACTTCCAGTAAAACACCATCAAGTAAAATCTTATGCCAAGTGTAGACATTTTGTTGCTTCTAATCAGCTACGAGTATTTTGCTTTGCACAAGCATATAAAGCATCAAACTCAGATCAAGTGATTATAAACTCAGCTAATTGGCATTCAagcttaaaaatattttaaaagagaatAGGACTCTCAACTTTATCATTCATGTTCTAGCCGTTTACTTATGTTTCTtttgatagaaaatttatgagtttcaTTCAATGATCCggaatcaaaataagaaataatttatatatccaTTAAGCACATTTTAAACACACATTTCCTGATATAGTGGGTCCTACCAAGAATAGAACTCCACCATCCAAAATCAATGACATTATTTTTGTtctaaaagagagagagacgAACCAGCATGTTTGCGATCTTTAGGAGTACCAGACTGAGCAAGAACTTCAAGATCAACAATACTCATTGACATAAGCCCTAAAGTAAGGCCAGACATCAATCCAGCAAACAACACTAAAAATACTATTACCACTATGTGTATAAAAAACTCCGTTTCGCAGCATTTGTACTCCACCGCCATTCACTTTCTCCAAATGTAAACCACCAAACAAAAACAATCAAGATGCAGTGGCTTATTTGTTAGAGAAACGATAACCAAAGCTCAATCGCCTCcattttcaaattccaatatCTTTTTAAGGACAAAATAAAACGTCTCGAAAcgttttctaaaaaagaaactcTAGTTTTTAGGATCGTGAAGATGCGTGTAATGGCATacgaaattaaaaagaaaaaagcacgAAAGTTGCGTGTCCTTATATTTCAGAAATAGAAAGAGCTTTGAAAAACGCGCGCCTCCACGCGTGTTAGAAAGAGAGCAGCAGGTGAAAGAATTTTCCGGTGAAATATCAGAGAGAGAGTGAGCGCGCGACGGAAAAGTGACCGTCCGGCCGCGACAGTAGAGcttatagagagagagagagagagagagagagagacgtAAAGGACTGTCTTTATGGAATAGAAAGGAGGGGTGAGCTGTGAGTTGTTATTTATACAAAAATGGTGTTGGCAGTGGCTAAGGCTGTTACCAAATTGCCAATTCTCTGTCAGTCagttgtttgttttcttttttaatttctattttactaatttactatccttatctataaatttctttttcttaagaaattgagattaatttaatatgcaataaataacttaataaatGTTATTTCAGTGACACTAGTAAATAGAGAAAGCCCTTCAAACTCGAATCTCCATGGTAGTAATAAATTGCTTAGTATTCTGCTCCCTCTCTCCAACTGGCTATTTTTAAAGGTAATTTAGTTTTTGTAAttagtattataatttttgattttgtattatatatttttaataataattaatatactatcgataatttaaatattaatgacttgtaaatttatttataatttttgagattcgaaataaataaaaaattagtcactgctattttaaaatttaaaaaatcaaaattaattataaatattaatattattgttaattgataaatgctatgttaaatattcaatcattaagttaataattaaaaagagaaCGTGACTATATTTTTGGCCTTCACTTATCAAAGttgtataagaaaaatatatatgaattttttatttaaataaaaagaatcaatatttaaaaattatattctaattatttattattttctattcatTACAAGTTATAgcctatttttttaatttaatttagcatatatatttttgacatgtaattaatatttattattttataaaaataaataaataaaatatttatatatattatttgtagatatataaaaactatcatggatattattaaataaaaaagtcactattataacataataatttctatactcttaatattttttaatcttttaagagaattaaactcaatatattcacattcataaaaacaaaagaaatccatTTAATacttacattttcttttatataacaCATTTTCTATAGTcatctaattcaacttatatatatataaattgcaaccacaaaattacaaaatatatatatatatatatatatatatatatatatatatatattgaaactCAACAGAGAGTTACAAAAATATTGCACCATTTTTGCTTTTGGGTATTCTTTTGAAGCATAAACTGTTAAATTAGCTGAACACAtgaaaatacttattttataacCTTTTTTTGTTCTCATTTTTGGTCAGTCagtttttccctttttctattttttattaatattttattttaacttggcAAAGAAGTGCAATGGTGGGGGATGGGTTCTGGTATGGTATTAGGCTCTCAGCATTCACTTTATTGTTACATACATTGGCTctagaaataataattgacATTAAATTCTGAATGTGCTCCTATCCCATGAATGTATCATTTCTTCTATTGCTACTTTCTACTTCTTATTTGATAGCTAAGGAAAAAGGTTCCATTTCGTAAAGCTACTTTGGGTGATTACCGAATCATGCATGCCTTCAAGTATTAGTTGTTAGTTTGTAATAAACATGCTCATCACTAGATATATGttgggtttcttttttttctcttttattaagTGAACCACACCTAACCAGGTCGGTTATGATTTGCCGGTTTCGATTCAGGAACTATCAGTTTTTCAGTCCACAGTGCTTAAAACTCGTCAATTTTAGTTCACACTTACAGTTTCGAAACCGATTCATGGTtatgtaatttataaattagtgTTGAGAAGTGACCGAAACAtcaacaaacaaacaaataaacaaaaaaattaataacatagGGATTTTACGTGGTTTGGTAATGTGTTTACGTCCTTGGAAGCGATAAACGGCtgtatctattattattagataattatttccctttttagattatatatatatatatatatatatatataactcttggtacaattataaaaatattatgtacCGTACCGCAAGGTATTACCTCCGCACCCCTCAACCCACTTAGACCTAGCCCGCGGACTAATTATGAAACTCCTCTATTGGATAGATTTTGTTGCTCTGCTCAGTTCGCTCGTTGCACTGCGCTCTA
The nucleotide sequence above comes from Ricinus communis isolate WT05 ecotype wild-type chromosome 6, ASM1957865v1, whole genome shotgun sequence. Encoded proteins:
- the LOC8268865 gene encoding DUF21 domain-containing protein At2g14520, which translates into the protein MAVEYKCCETEFFIHIVVIVFLVLFAGLMSGLTLGLMSMSIVDLEVLAQSGTPKDRKHAAKILPVVRNQHLLLCTLLICNAAAMETLPIFLDGLVTAWGAILISVTLILLFGEIIPQSVCSRHGLAIGATVAPVVRILVWICFPVAYPISKLLDYLLGHGHVALFRRAELKTLVNFHGNEAGKGGELTHDETTIIAGALELTEKTASDAMTPISETFAIDINAKLDKELMSLILEKGHSRVPVYYEQPTNIIGLILVKNLLTIHPEDEVPVKNVTIRRIWRVQEMLPLYDILNEFQKGHSHMAVVVRKFNKTEQQPNGNSADDPVKEVKVDIDGEKLAQEKILKNRRHPLQKWKSFPNNGNNSFKGSRSKKWSKDIDAEILHINGNPLPKLPEEEEAVGIITMEDVIEELLQEEIYDETDHIEDS